One region of Chitinispirillum alkaliphilum genomic DNA includes:
- a CDS encoding MoxR-like ATPase in aerotolerance operon, whose product MSAEISMLNEKVKEQSSFVSTMKTEMSKVIVGQTKMVDRLLVALLTRGHILLEGVPGLAKTLSISTLANVIDTGFKRIQFTPDLLPADIIGTLVYNQKSGEFVPKKGPLFSNIILADEINRAPAKVQSALLEAMQERQVTIGEETYSLEEPFLVMATQNPIEQEGTYMLPEAQVDRFMLKLKISYPTKEEEKQILSKMGSGVIPEVKKVASVKQIMDARQLVNDIYVDPRVEEYIINIVFATRQPESNGLADIKDLIEFGASPRATLFLIRAARAHAFIRGRGYVTPEDVKSIGMDVLRHRVIVTYEAEAENITSEQIVQKVFDSIEVP is encoded by the coding sequence ATGTCTGCAGAGATTTCCATGCTAAACGAAAAAGTTAAAGAGCAAAGCAGTTTTGTATCAACTATGAAAACAGAAATGTCTAAAGTGATAGTCGGGCAGACTAAGATGGTGGACAGATTACTTGTGGCACTTTTGACCCGCGGTCATATTCTTCTTGAGGGAGTACCGGGATTGGCCAAAACACTCTCGATCTCAACTTTGGCCAACGTAATAGATACAGGATTTAAAAGGATCCAGTTCACCCCCGATCTTCTCCCAGCCGATATAATAGGTACTTTGGTGTACAATCAAAAAAGCGGAGAGTTCGTGCCAAAAAAAGGTCCTCTGTTTTCAAACATAATACTGGCTGATGAGATAAACCGTGCGCCGGCTAAGGTACAAAGTGCACTTCTGGAAGCGATGCAGGAGCGGCAGGTTACAATCGGAGAAGAGACCTATTCACTGGAGGAGCCGTTTCTTGTTATGGCAACTCAAAATCCCATAGAGCAGGAAGGGACCTATATGTTGCCTGAAGCTCAGGTGGATAGGTTTATGCTGAAACTGAAAATTTCATATCCCACGAAGGAAGAGGAAAAGCAGATTCTCTCAAAAATGGGCAGTGGAGTTATACCAGAGGTAAAAAAAGTGGCATCAGTGAAACAGATCATGGATGCACGTCAATTGGTAAATGATATATATGTTGACCCCAGGGTGGAAGAATATATAATCAATATAGTGTTTGCTACACGTCAGCCCGAGTCAAATGGCTTAGCTGACATAAAGGATTTAATAGAATTTGGAGCATCTCCAAGGGCGACACTGTTTTTAATCCGTGCAGCCCGGGCTCATGCTTTCATCCGGGGGAGGGGGTATGTAACTCCCGAAGATGTAAAATCGATCGGTATGGATGTTCTGCGTCACAGAGTAATAGTCACCTACGAGGCTGAAGCGGAAAATATCACTTCGGAACAGATTGTTCAAAAAGTTTTTGACAGTATAGAGGTCCCCTGA
- a CDS encoding Mannose-6-phosphate isomerase yields MMKNKISEPLLFEPVLKEKVWGGDALGRKLNKPLPPKKAIGESWEICGIDNECSVIRSGSFAGASLNSLYSLDSKSLVGSLSNNSSFPLLVKFIDARDNLSVQVHPGDVQSRQKNWSIRGKTECWYVVEAQENTKIIAGFNRNVSKEEVIQAIENQSLHELLNFLPVKNGDVLFIPAGTVHAIMNGTFVYEVQESSDTTLRLYDWGRTDSEGKSRKLHIKEALDVITTKYQHNLIINPVTLEIEDGVKHLYRAVCRYFALEQFVFSKDTSISLEPKQSFRIISSIEQDAELIYDDGSITIKKGQTVLLPASLKHVKLEAPKNANLLLSSVPDIKKEITDPLINYGISSESIALLGGDKDHNDLLQYL; encoded by the coding sequence ATGATGAAAAATAAAATATCTGAACCTCTCCTCTTTGAACCAGTTTTAAAAGAAAAAGTGTGGGGTGGAGATGCTTTAGGCAGAAAATTAAATAAACCTCTGCCACCGAAAAAAGCTATCGGTGAATCATGGGAAATTTGTGGTATAGACAATGAATGCTCTGTTATCAGGAGCGGCTCCTTTGCCGGAGCTTCCCTGAACAGTCTATACTCTCTGGATTCTAAATCACTTGTGGGCTCACTGTCAAACAACAGTTCTTTCCCACTGCTGGTAAAATTTATAGATGCCAGAGATAATCTTTCTGTTCAGGTACACCCCGGTGATGTACAGTCACGCCAAAAAAACTGGAGTATAAGAGGGAAAACAGAGTGCTGGTATGTGGTAGAAGCCCAAGAGAACACAAAAATTATCGCCGGTTTCAACCGAAACGTTTCAAAAGAAGAGGTTATCCAAGCAATAGAAAACCAATCTCTTCATGAGTTGCTCAACTTTCTGCCCGTAAAAAACGGTGATGTTTTGTTTATACCTGCAGGTACTGTTCATGCCATTATGAATGGAACATTTGTTTATGAGGTGCAGGAAAGTTCAGACACTACCCTGAGACTTTACGATTGGGGCAGAACCGATTCTGAAGGAAAAAGCAGAAAACTGCACATAAAAGAAGCCCTGGATGTCATTACCACAAAATATCAGCATAATCTGATTATCAACCCTGTTACTCTGGAAATCGAGGATGGAGTAAAGCATCTCTACAGAGCGGTTTGCAGATATTTTGCCCTTGAACAATTTGTCTTCTCAAAAGACACCTCCATTTCTCTTGAACCAAAGCAGTCTTTCAGAATAATCTCCTCAATTGAGCAGGATGCAGAATTAATTTACGATGATGGGAGTATTACAATTAAAAAGGGACAAACTGTGCTCCTGCCTGCAAGTCTCAAACATGTAAAACTTGAAGCACCCAAAAATGCTAACCTCTTACTTTCATCCGTTCCTGATATAAAAAAAGAAATTACAGATCCTCTAATAAACTATGGTATAAGTTCAGAATCTATTGCACTTTTGGGTGGAGACAAGGACCATAATGATCTGCTTCAATACTTGTAA
- a CDS encoding Lysine 2,3-aminomutase, whose amino-acid sequence MISTSSLISASKEELIDALWRSDSKIFDLLSQADTLEKARSSLFSYLCNLEQRYFHSSSPKNRIARHIIERNNAKECIRVFKNIIFTENEHITSFSALNALFLLAKNDKETIGLIKKGFLCEFIFLFRGINAKSQILSSSSELKVTVIENKDALSRSNILDQYSSLMNEKLKSYKTGTDKNILKASLVLKKKILNHFNATEEDWNNYTWHISNIIRDYETIQNLVSLNDKEMSGLKYAQENNIPIHITPYYLSLFSETKRQNYDRTLRAQVIPSSTYCKKVIENLSLGLDHDFMGEKSTSPIQHITRRYAKIVILKPFDSCPQICVYCQRNWEITEIENANFTKASVDNAIDWIKNNKYISEVLVTGGDPLTLTNEDLDDILGKIAQIKHVKRIRIGTRMLVTIPMRFTPEFISVLKKYHEWGKREISIMTHVEDALEITADTLAAIKLIKNAGMNIYNQQVYTYYNSRRYESCFLRKELKISGIDPYYLFNTKGKEETVDFRVPIARIEQEKKEEARLLPGLERTDESVFNVPKLGKSHLRAMQDHEPIMILPDGKRIYRFYPWESKLILADDYLYTDVSIFEYLEKLKCDGENVDEYQSIWYYF is encoded by the coding sequence ATGATTTCTACATCGTCCCTGATCAGCGCTTCTAAAGAAGAACTGATCGATGCATTATGGCGCAGCGATTCAAAAATATTCGATCTTTTGAGTCAGGCTGACACTCTTGAAAAAGCAAGATCTTCGCTTTTTAGCTATTTATGCAACCTTGAGCAACGCTATTTCCACAGCTCATCACCAAAAAACAGAATAGCCCGCCATATCATCGAAAGGAACAATGCAAAGGAGTGCATCAGAGTTTTCAAAAATATCATTTTCACTGAAAATGAACACATCACCTCCTTTTCTGCATTAAATGCTCTATTTCTGTTGGCCAAAAATGATAAAGAAACCATTGGCCTCATTAAAAAAGGATTCCTCTGTGAATTTATTTTTCTTTTCAGAGGAATAAATGCAAAATCTCAGATTCTTTCCTCCTCTTCAGAACTTAAAGTAACAGTTATCGAGAACAAAGATGCACTTTCCCGATCTAATATTCTTGACCAGTATTCATCGCTGATGAATGAAAAACTCAAATCCTATAAGACCGGTACTGATAAAAACATTCTAAAAGCTTCCCTCGTACTGAAAAAGAAGATTCTTAACCATTTTAACGCAACTGAAGAAGACTGGAATAACTACACATGGCATATTTCAAACATTATCCGTGATTATGAAACAATTCAAAACCTTGTCTCTCTCAATGATAAGGAAATGTCCGGTTTGAAATATGCACAAGAAAACAATATTCCCATACACATAACTCCCTACTATCTGAGTTTGTTTTCTGAAACAAAACGTCAAAATTATGACAGAACATTACGCGCTCAGGTTATACCCTCTTCAACCTACTGCAAAAAAGTAATAGAAAATCTGTCTTTAGGTCTTGATCATGATTTCATGGGAGAAAAGTCCACAAGCCCTATTCAGCATATCACACGAAGGTACGCAAAGATAGTTATTCTGAAACCTTTTGATTCCTGCCCTCAGATCTGTGTTTATTGCCAAAGGAACTGGGAAATTACTGAGATCGAAAATGCTAATTTTACAAAAGCAAGTGTTGATAATGCTATTGATTGGATTAAAAATAACAAATATATCTCTGAAGTGCTGGTCACAGGGGGAGATCCTCTTACACTCACTAATGAGGATCTCGATGATATATTGGGCAAGATTGCTCAAATTAAACATGTTAAAAGAATAAGAATAGGAACCAGAATGCTGGTTACTATACCTATGAGATTCACACCGGAATTTATATCAGTTTTAAAAAAGTATCACGAATGGGGAAAACGTGAAATTTCCATCATGACTCATGTTGAAGACGCCCTGGAAATTACTGCAGATACTCTGGCAGCAATAAAACTTATTAAAAATGCAGGTATGAACATTTATAATCAGCAAGTCTATACCTACTATAACAGCCGCCGGTATGAATCTTGTTTTCTCAGAAAAGAACTTAAAATCTCCGGTATCGATCCCTACTACCTGTTTAATACAAAGGGAAAAGAGGAAACTGTAGATTTCAGAGTTCCGATTGCACGCATTGAACAGGAGAAAAAAGAGGAAGCAAGACTTCTTCCCGGGTTGGAGAGAACCGATGAGTCTGTGTTCAATGTACCAAAGCTTGGAAAATCTCACCTTAGAGCAATGCAGGATCATGAACCAATTATGATACTTCCCGATGGGAAAAGAATATACCGATTCTACCCCTGGGAGTCGAAACTTATCCTTGCTGATGATTATCTCTACACTGATGTCTCGATTTTTGAATACTTAGAAAAATTAAAGTGTGATGGAGAAAATGTGGATGAGTATCAATCAATATGGTACTATTTCTGA
- a CDS encoding Glycogen phosphorylase, translating into MDKTLEKAGSKKEDKKNIQSWNISFKGMDSESIRQGILNNLEYNIGKDKNSLTAHDEYLGFSYAVRERIIERWIKSTQKYHTDNVKYVYYLSMEFLMGRLLADNIMNLQLEDSCSEAMRQLGLDIEEIYDQEHDAGLGNGGLGRLAACYLDSMAALKLPAVGYGIRYDFGIFNQKLIDGYQHELPEQWLQLRNPWEIERPEYKVKIKFFGKTQQYQDQKGKMHINWIETEDVIALPYDIPIPGYGVNNINTLRLWSARAAEEFNLQYFNDGDYIGACEDKLKSENISKVLYPNDNNVSGRELRLKQQYFFSSASLQDIIRRYLLSNKDFKNFHKKVAIQLNDTHPAISIAELMRLFLDEHNLSWDEAWDIVVKTFAYTNHTLMPEALEKWSVGLMKYLLPRLMDIIFEINHRFLRQVSYKFPGDTDRLRRMSIIEEGDDQQVRMAYLAIVGSHSVNGVSALHTELLENGLVRDFYDLWPAKFNNKTNGITQRRWLYKSNPHLRDLITSKIGDKWITDLTELKKLIPFAEDAKFQKDWDKAKRACKEKFVEKLSKWEGIKLDPEMMFDVQVKRIHEYKRQLLNILHCIALYEKIKAGDKADFVPRTFLFAGKAAPGYHFAKLLIKFINDVAAVINHDPDTKGLLEVHFLSNYRVTLAEYVIPAADLSEQISTAGTEASGTGNMKFALNGALTIGTMDGANVEMAEEIGEENMFIFGLRANEVEQLKRDGYNPRDYYNKSPLLKQVMDLIDSGFFSPENPDLFKPIYDALMNNGDQYLVLAEFDDYVKCQEEVAKLYSKDKKNWIKKSILNVANIGKFSSDRSISEYAEEIWDVEAVDVPLKK; encoded by the coding sequence ATGGATAAGACATTGGAAAAAGCAGGATCAAAAAAAGAGGATAAAAAAAATATTCAAAGCTGGAATATCAGCTTCAAAGGAATGGATTCCGAAAGTATAAGACAGGGAATTCTGAACAACCTTGAATATAACATTGGTAAGGACAAAAATTCACTTACAGCGCATGATGAGTATCTTGGATTTTCTTATGCTGTCCGTGAAAGAATAATTGAAAGATGGATTAAAAGCACTCAGAAATATCATACAGATAATGTGAAATATGTATACTATCTGTCGATGGAATTTCTGATGGGGCGTCTCCTTGCAGACAATATTATGAATCTTCAGCTTGAGGACTCATGCAGTGAAGCAATGAGACAGCTGGGTCTGGATATAGAGGAAATTTATGACCAGGAACATGACGCTGGTCTGGGTAATGGTGGGCTGGGACGTCTGGCAGCCTGTTACCTCGATTCAATGGCTGCTTTAAAACTGCCGGCTGTGGGATATGGTATCCGTTACGATTTCGGTATTTTCAATCAAAAACTTATCGATGGTTATCAACATGAATTACCGGAACAGTGGCTCCAGTTAAGAAATCCCTGGGAAATTGAAAGACCGGAGTATAAAGTAAAAATTAAATTTTTTGGTAAGACACAACAGTATCAGGATCAAAAGGGCAAAATGCATATCAACTGGATTGAAACAGAAGATGTGATAGCATTACCTTACGATATTCCGATTCCTGGGTATGGAGTTAATAACATAAACACTCTCAGGCTCTGGTCAGCACGAGCTGCCGAAGAATTTAATCTTCAGTATTTCAATGATGGGGATTATATAGGAGCATGTGAGGATAAGCTTAAGAGTGAAAACATTTCCAAAGTTCTTTATCCCAACGACAACAACGTTTCCGGAAGAGAACTGCGTCTTAAACAGCAGTATTTTTTCAGCTCCGCATCACTTCAGGATATAATTCGTCGTTATCTCCTGTCGAATAAGGATTTTAAGAATTTCCACAAAAAAGTAGCGATTCAGTTAAATGATACACATCCTGCAATTTCAATTGCAGAACTGATGCGTTTGTTTTTAGATGAGCACAACCTGAGTTGGGATGAGGCATGGGATATTGTGGTGAAAACATTCGCATATACCAACCACACTCTGATGCCGGAAGCTCTTGAGAAATGGTCTGTTGGTTTGATGAAATATCTTCTTCCAAGACTTATGGATATAATATTTGAAATAAACCACAGATTCCTGCGCCAGGTATCATATAAATTTCCCGGCGACACTGACAGACTTCGCAGAATGTCCATAATCGAAGAGGGTGATGATCAGCAGGTGCGCATGGCTTATCTGGCAATTGTGGGAAGCCATTCGGTGAACGGTGTTTCTGCGCTTCATACCGAACTGCTTGAAAATGGGCTGGTTCGAGATTTCTACGATCTCTGGCCTGCAAAATTCAATAACAAGACAAATGGAATAACCCAGCGCAGATGGCTATACAAGTCAAATCCTCATCTTCGTGATCTTATAACTTCAAAAATCGGAGACAAATGGATTACCGATCTTACTGAGCTCAAAAAACTGATTCCGTTTGCAGAGGATGCAAAATTCCAGAAAGACTGGGATAAGGCAAAAAGAGCATGTAAGGAGAAATTTGTAGAAAAACTAAGTAAGTGGGAAGGAATAAAACTCGATCCCGAAATGATGTTTGATGTACAGGTAAAAAGAATACATGAGTATAAAAGGCAGTTGCTCAATATTCTGCACTGTATTGCTTTGTATGAAAAAATTAAAGCGGGTGATAAAGCTGATTTCGTTCCCCGTACATTCCTGTTTGCAGGAAAAGCTGCTCCCGGATATCATTTTGCAAAACTACTGATAAAATTTATCAATGATGTTGCAGCTGTAATTAATCATGATCCGGATACCAAAGGACTTCTTGAAGTACATTTTCTTTCAAACTACAGAGTTACCTTGGCAGAGTATGTAATTCCTGCAGCTGATCTTTCTGAACAGATATCAACAGCCGGTACAGAAGCAAGTGGAACAGGTAATATGAAATTTGCTCTTAACGGTGCGCTTACCATTGGTACAATGGATGGAGCAAACGTTGAAATGGCTGAAGAGATAGGTGAAGAGAATATGTTTATTTTCGGTCTCAGAGCCAATGAGGTTGAACAGCTGAAAAGAGATGGATATAATCCAAGGGATTACTACAACAAGAGCCCTCTTCTAAAACAGGTGATGGATCTCATAGACAGCGGGTTTTTCTCACCTGAAAACCCAGACCTTTTCAAACCCATCTATGATGCTCTGATGAACAATGGTGATCAGTATCTGGTTTTGGCTGAATTTGATGATTATGTAAAATGTCAGGAAGAAGTAGCTAAACTATATAGCAAAGATAAGAAAAACTGGATCAAAAAGTCGATTCTCAATGTTGCAAATATAGGAAAGTTCTCTTCTGACAGATCGATATCCGAATATGCAGAGGAAATTTGGGATGTGGAAGCTGTGGATGTTCCATTGAAAAAGTAA
- a CDS encoding Exodeoxyribonuclease III, with the protein MLQKFKSATTYDEIQVRENPIKLKIMSFNVRYGTAKDGKNSWSHRRDLVFDLLKNSSCDIFGLQEALHFQIEEIMEQLNHFGYIGKGRDDGKKSGEHNVIFYNPRKYKILKSGTFWFSDTPSVAGSKHWGNKLPRICTWAHFWDRETSRDFYVYNVHLDHRNGSCRKKSIELLCKKASQHEHKNTPYIVMGDFNVGEKNEIIHFLKGKNKINNSENPLILEDTFRKLHPNATGGTFHMFWGNKRGPKLDYIFATQKCSVLESNIIRTNVNGKFPSDHFPIYSHLLLQ; encoded by the coding sequence ATGTTGCAAAAATTTAAATCAGCCACAACCTATGATGAAATTCAGGTTAGAGAAAATCCCATAAAACTCAAAATCATGAGTTTCAATGTGCGGTATGGCACCGCAAAGGATGGGAAAAACAGCTGGTCCCATAGAAGAGATCTTGTTTTTGATCTTTTAAAAAACTCTTCATGTGACATCTTCGGCTTACAGGAAGCTCTCCATTTCCAGATTGAGGAGATCATGGAGCAACTCAACCATTTTGGATATATAGGAAAAGGAAGAGATGATGGGAAAAAATCAGGAGAACACAATGTTATCTTTTATAATCCCAGAAAATACAAAATCCTGAAATCCGGTACCTTTTGGTTTTCTGATACTCCCTCTGTTGCCGGAAGCAAACATTGGGGAAACAAACTTCCAAGGATCTGTACCTGGGCTCATTTTTGGGACAGGGAAACCTCAAGGGATTTTTACGTCTATAATGTTCATCTTGATCACAGAAATGGCTCATGCAGAAAAAAAAGCATAGAACTGCTGTGTAAAAAAGCCTCTCAACATGAACATAAAAATACCCCATATATCGTTATGGGTGATTTCAATGTAGGCGAAAAAAACGAAATTATACATTTTCTAAAAGGGAAAAATAAAATCAACAACTCTGAAAACCCTCTTATCCTTGAGGATACTTTCAGAAAACTTCACCCAAATGCTACAGGCGGTACTTTTCATATGTTTTGGGGAAACAAAAGGGGTCCGAAACTCGACTACATTTTTGCTACACAAAAATGCTCCGTTTTGGAATCTAATATTATCAGAACAAATGTAAATGGTAAATTTCCCTCTGACCATTTCCCAATATATTCCCACCTACTTTTACAGTAG